A section of the Gloeobacter violaceus PCC 7421 genome encodes:
- a CDS encoding response regulator, with amino-acid sequence MRAERRTILLVENNPAAVVMVERAFRQGQLDFALKVVLDGREALLYLGGEPPYTDRESYPLPVMVISNIQMPHVSGFELLTWMRRQDHLKDIPVVMLSSSALESDSDQAYALGAFSYLIKPIGTESLINVVQSLNLS; translated from the coding sequence ATGAGGGCGGAGCGGCGGACGATTTTGCTGGTGGAGAACAACCCGGCGGCCGTGGTGATGGTGGAAAGGGCCTTTCGCCAGGGGCAGCTCGATTTTGCACTCAAAGTGGTCCTGGACGGACGCGAGGCGCTACTCTATCTGGGCGGCGAGCCACCCTACACCGACCGCGAGAGCTATCCATTGCCGGTGATGGTAATCTCGAATATCCAGATGCCCCACGTCAGCGGCTTCGAGTTGCTCACCTGGATGCGCCGGCAGGACCACCTCAAGGACATACCGGTGGTGATGCTTTCCAGTTCCGCACTGGAGAGCGACAGCGACCAGGCCTACGCCCTTGGGGCTTTTTCGTACCTGATCAAACCTATAGGAACCGAATCGCTCATCAATGTCGTGCAGTCGCTGAACCTGTCCTGA